One window of Candidatus Atribacteria bacterium genomic DNA carries:
- a CDS encoding carbohydrate ABC transporter permease — MVSGSFKTRLEIQASDSKIAGKEPSWIPRNFTLVNYKTVNKEVKIFDYFKNSIIISLGTMFFSVVIATLAAYAISRFSFPGRTAYSISVLSTQMFPGILFLIPYFVMFIWIRKIIGLPMRDTYWGMIFTYTSFSLPFSIWMLRGYLNTIPREIDEQAQIDGCTKVGALFRVIIPLARPGIAAVGIYGFVMAWNEVLFASVLTGNETTTVAIGILRYITAQEARWGGMMAACILVSLPVLIFFTVLQKQFVQGLVAGATKG, encoded by the coding sequence ATGGTCTCTGGTTCGTTTAAAACAAGATTAGAAATTCAGGCTTCAGATAGTAAAATAGCGGGAAAGGAGCCCAGTTGGATACCTCGTAATTTTACTTTGGTTAATTACAAGACTGTAAATAAAGAAGTTAAAATATTTGATTATTTTAAAAACAGCATAATAATAAGCTTGGGGACAATGTTTTTTTCTGTTGTTATTGCCACTTTAGCTGCTTATGCTATCTCTCGTTTTTCTTTTCCAGGAAGAACTGCCTATAGTATATCTGTATTATCAACCCAGATGTTCCCCGGAATTCTTTTTCTTATACCCTATTTTGTCATGTTTATCTGGATAAGGAAGATTATAGGTCTTCCGATGAGAGATACCTATTGGGGAATGATCTTCACTTACACTTCTTTTTCTCTACCTTTTTCTATCTGGATGTTGCGAGGTTACCTTAATACTATTCCCAGAGAAATAGATGAACAAGCTCAAATTGATGGATGTACTAAAGTAGGAGCTCTTTTTAGAGTCATCATTCCTTTGGCAAGGCCGGGAATTGCGGCCGTTGGAATATATGGATTTGTAATGGCTTGGAATGAGGTGTTATTTGCCTCAGTACTTACCGGGAATGAAACCACAACAGTAGCTATCGGTATCCTAAGGTATATTACTGCCCAGGAAGCCCGTTGGGGAGGGATGATGGCTGCATGTATATTAGTTAGTCTTCCTGTTTTAATATTTTTTACGGTGTTACAAAAACAATTCGTTCAAGGATTAGTAGCTGGAGCTACCAAAGGATAA